The following are encoded together in the Trachemys scripta elegans isolate TJP31775 chromosome 7, CAS_Tse_1.0, whole genome shotgun sequence genome:
- the LOC117880060 gene encoding actin-like, whose translation MSQRKKPKSHGPAGHGSSTRDLASEKYKNYCAVVIDTGTGYTKSGLAGDEKPRSILPSCVGVPKIRTKDSPLYYIGESIPLRSSEVITNTVMTQGVVTDWDALEMLWHHIFYTELSVCPEELAVLVTDAPLSPTTNREKMAELLFESFEVSAMLVAHQSLLSVYSYGRTNGLVIGSGYGTSYTAPVHDGCILPHATYRLDMAGSRLTRYLAKLMGECGNPFQEEELELVCKIKEQCCYIPEDFQAELNGDEKKYLMDFTLPDKQVISIGSERFRCPEALFTPSVLGFPEVGIHLHAMNSIRKCKLEHQAELLANMLLAGGTTMLRGFSERIKKELLRMETVGTRQVGILASPHRSYSAWLGGSIMASLNAFQNVWISRLAYNEKGPFVVHRHCF comes from the coding sequence ATGAGCCAGCGGAAGAAGCCTAAGAGTCACGGTCCTGCCGGCCATGGGTCTAGCACCAGGGACCTCGCCTCAGAGAAGTACAAGAACTACTGTGCTGTGGTAATAGACACTGGCACCGGCTACACCAAGAGTGGGCTGGCCGGGGACGAGAAACCGCGGTCCATCCTGCCGAGCTGCGTAGGGGTTCCCAAGATCAGGACCAAGGACAGTCCCCTTTATTACATTGGGGAAAGCATCCCACTCAGGAGCTCGGAGGTGATCACGAACACGGTGATGACCCAAGGTGTGGTGACCGATTGGGACGCCCTGGAGATGTTATGGCACCACATCTTCTACACAGAGCTCAGTGTGTGCCCCGAGGAGCTGGCCGTGCTGGTCACAGATGCCCCCCTCTCTCCAACCACCAACCGGGAGAAGATGGCTGAGTTGCTGTTCGAGAGCTTTGAGGTGTCGGCGATGCTTGTGGCCCACCAGTCCCTGCTCTCGGTATATTCCTATGGGCGCACCAATGGGCTAGTGATTGGCTCTGGCTATGGGACCTCGTACACCGCCCCTGTCCACGATGGCTGCATCCTGCCTCACGCCACCTACCGGCTGGACATGGCAGGCAGCAGGCTGACACGTTACCTAGCCAAACTAATGGGGGAGTGCGGGAACCCCttccaggaggaggagctggagctggtgTGCAAGATCAAGGAGCAGTGCTGCTACATCCCCGAGGACTTCCAGGCTGAGCTGAATGGGGATGAGAAGAAATACCTCATGGACTTCACCCTTCCCGACAAGCAGGTCATCTCCATCGGCAGTGAGCGCTTCCGCTGCCCTGAGGCGCTTTTTACCCCCTCTGTCCTGGGCTTCCCTGAGGTGGGCATTCACTTGCATGCCATGAACAGCATCAGGAAGTGCAAGCTGGAACAccaggcagagctgctggccaaCATGCTGCTGGCTGGGGGAACCACCATGCTCCGCGGCTTCTCCGAGAGGATCAAGAAGGAGCTGCTCAGGATGGAGACAGTGGGCACGAGGCAAGTGGGCATCCTGGCTTCTCCCCACCGCAGCTACTCGGCGTGGCTGGGTGGCTCCATCATGGCATCACTTAACGCCTTCCAGAACGTCTGGATCAGCCGCCTGGCCTACAATGAGAAAGGACCCTTTGTAGTCCACAGGCACTGCTTCTGA